A single region of the Anguilla anguilla isolate fAngAng1 chromosome 17, fAngAng1.pri, whole genome shotgun sequence genome encodes:
- the LOC118217110 gene encoding 7-methylguanosine phosphate-specific 5'-nucleotidase-like, with protein sequence MIPELTRPSVYMRDSKRVEGIIQAMQQSGSNSLQVISDFDMTLTRFSYNGKRCPTCHNILDNRKLISEECKEKLKDLLNTYYPIEINSGLSAEEKLPLMVEWWTKAHALLVQQKIRKDLLSLVVRESGAVLREGYQLFFDCLQEHDIPLLIFSAGIGDVLEEVIRQAGVFHPNVKVFSNYMDFDESGTLQAFKGQLIHIYNKREGALLNAGHFQALRARRNVLLLGDSLGDLTMADGVYRMQNILKIGFLNDKVEERKESYLKAYDIVLEQDETMNVANAILLHITGGQ encoded by the exons ATG ATCCCTGAGCTGACCAGGCCCTCTGTGTACATGCGGGACAGTAAGAGAGTGGAGGGGATCATCCAGGCAATGCAGCAGTCCGGCTCCAACAGCCTACAG gtgATCTCTGATTTCGATATGACGCTCACCAGGTTTTCCTACAATGGAAAACGCTGCCCTACCTGTCACA ATATCCTGGACAACCGCAAGCTGATCAGTGAAGAGTGCAAGGAAAAG CTGAAGGACCTGCTGAACACATACTACCCCATCGAGATCAACTCTGGCCTTTCAGCAGAGGAGAAGCTGCCCCTCATGGTGGAGTG GTGGACAAAGGCTCACGCACTGCTTGTCCAGCAGAAGATCCGGAAGGATCTGCTGTCCCTGGTGGTCAGGGAGTCTGGCGCCGTACTCAG GGAGGGGTACCAGCTGTTTTTCGACTGCCTGCAGGAGCATGACATCCCCCTGCTCATCTTCTCCGCCGGCATCGGAGACGTGCTGGAGGAGGTCATCCGGCAGGCCGGCGTCTTCCACCCCAACGTCAAGGTCTTCTCCAACTACATGGACTTTGATGAGAGC ggcaCTCTCCAGGCCTTTAAGGGGCAGCTGATCCACATCTATAACAAGCGAGAGGGGGCGCTGCTGAACGCGGGACACTTCCAGGCGCTGCGGGCGCGGCGCAACGTGCTGCTGCTGGGCGACTCGCTGGGCGACCTCACCATGGCCGACGGCGTGTACCGCATGCAGAACATCCTGAAGATCGGCTTCCTCAACGACAAG GTGGAAGAACGGAAGGAGTCCTACCTGAAGGCCTATGACATTGTGCTGGAGCAGGACGAGACCATGAACGTAGCCAATGCAATCCTGCTGCACATCACCGGGGGGCAGTGA
- the LOC118217108 gene encoding kelch-like protein 10 codes for MEQAVSAIDFTVFNKLRQEGKFCDVIVLVNGDEFKAHKVILCACSSYFRTLFTGGWNTGKKEVYNVPGVAPDMMKLIIDYAYTQTIPVTKDNVEGLLSAADQFCVTGIVQACCDFLETQLCPQNCIGIWKFTETYFCPELRHCAYRFILHHFEEVGRTSEEFLGLSLAQLCDLIEQDLLNIKQEDVVFDLILRWIGHSPPERKPHISVLLLKMRIGLMSTDFIVNNLKKNSLVKESDECKPLILHVMKERSGFHGSKSPSYKIVSPQKRPRLPHTILLAIGGWSGSSPTNAIESYDIRANYWVNVTQNESPRAYHGTAYLNGFIYCIGGRDSMEYFSSVRKFNPVALTWHEAAPMHCCRCFVSVTVLDDHIYAMGGFDGYVRLSSAERYVPETNQWSFIPPMHEQRSDASATTLHGKVYICGGFNGEDCLFTAEFYSPQTNQWTMITPMNSRRSGVGVTVYGGEVFVVGGFDGVNRLRSVDAYNPLTNSWRTIPDMITARSNFGIEVMDNRLFVVGGFNGFTTTFYAECYDESVDEWTNIHNMSFFRSALSCCTVPGLPNISHYAAPRGSL; via the exons ATGGAGCAAGCAGTCAGTGCCATTGACTTCACCGTCTTCAACAAGCTGCGACAGGAGGGCAAATTTTGTGACGTGATCGTCTTGGTGAATGGAGACGAGTTCAAAGCCCACAAGGTTATTCTGTGTGCCTGCAGCTCTTACTTTCG CACCCTGTTCACTGGAGGCTGGAACACAGGCAAGAAGGAGGTGTACAATGTTCCTGGAGTGGCACCTGATATGATGAAGCTCATCATTGACTACGCCTACACACAAACTATACCGGTCACAAAGGACAACGTGGAAGGCCTTCTGTCTGCTGCTGACCAGTTCTGCGTCACAGGCATCGTACAAGCCTGCTGTGACTTCCTGGAGACTCAGCTTTGCCCGCAGAACTGCATTGGCATCTGGAAGTTCACGGAAACCTACTTCTGCCCTGAGCTGCGGCACTGTGCCTACCGCTTCATCCTGCACCACTTTGAGGAGGTGGGGCGCACCTCTGAGGAGTTCCTGGGCTTGTCACTGGCCCAGCTCTGTGACCTCATTGAGCAAGACCTCCTAAACATCAAGCAGGAGGACGTGGTGTTTGACCTGATCCTGCGGTGGATTGGGCACTCGCCTCCAGAGCGCAAACCCCATATCTCTGTGCTGTTGCTCAAG ATGCGGATTGGCTTGATGAGTACAGACTTCATTGTGAATAACTTGAAGAAGAACTCCCTGGTGAAGGAGAGTGATGAGTGTAAACCCCTAATCCTTCATGTCATGAAAGAGCGGagtggtttccatggcagcaaGTCCCCCAGCTACAAGATAGTGAGTCCACAGAAACGTCCCCGCCTGCCCCACACCATCCTGCTAGCCATCGGAGGTTGGAGCGGCAGTAGCCCCACCAATGCCATAGAGTCCTATGACATCCGGGCCAACTACTGGGTCAATGTGACCCAGAACGAGAGCCCCCGGGCCTACCATGGCACTGCCTACTTGAACGGCTTCATCTACTGCATCGGGGGCCGTGACAGCATGGAGTACTTCAGTAGCGTGCGCAAATTCAACCCTGTGGCCCTCACCTGGCACGAGGCGGCGCCCATGCATTGCTGCCGCTGCTTCGTGAGCGTCACCGTGCTGGACGACCACATCTACGCCATGGGCGGCTTCGACGGGTACGTGCGCCTCAGCTCTGCGGAGAGATACGTGCCTGAGACCAACCAGTGGAGCTTCATCCCACCCATGCACGAGCAGAGGAGCGACGCTAGTGCTACCACGCTGCACGGCAAG GTGTACATCTGTGGGGGCTTCAATGGGGAAGACTGTCTCTTCACTGCAGAGTTTTACAGTCCTCAGACCAACCAGTGGACCATGATCACCCCTATGAACAGTCGCCGCAGTGGGGTCGGAGTCACGGTGTATGGGGGGGAGGTCTTTGTG GTGGGAGGCTTTGACGGGGTGAACCGTCTGCGCAGCGTCGATGCCTACAACCCCCTGACCAACTCCTGGCGCACCATCCCGGACATGATCACCGCCCGCAGCAACTTCGGGATCgaggtgatggacaacaggctgttcGTGGTGGGCGGCTTCAACGGCTTCACCACCACCTTCTACGCGGAGTGCTACGACGAGAGCGTGGACGAGTGGACCAACATCCACAACATGAGCTTCTTCCGCAGCGCGCTGAGCTGCTGCACCGTGCCCGGCCTACCCAACATCAGCCACTACGCTGCCCCCCGAGGCTCCCTGTGA